AGAATATCCATCCATCTTTAAACCAAAAAAGAACGTTCTTTTGAGAACGTTCTTTTTTGGTTTAAGCCGTTCGAGAAGATTTATCCTCCTCTAGCAGCTGCTTTTTTTGTATTTTTATCAAACGATACGCAAGTCCTGTTGCTCCTGCAGCGAGCCCAGCAATTAGTCCAACCCAATAGCCAAACGCCTGCAAATCGGTGTATTTTGCTAACACAATGCCTAAAGGTAGACCAATTACCCAATAAGATACCAAGGACATTAAAAAGGTTACATTTACATCCTTATATCCTCGCAGCGCACCTTGAATAGGAGCTTGAAGAGCATCAGAAAGCTGAAAGAAAATTGCATAAATCAAAAAGTGAGAAGTTAATGCCAGTACCTCTGCATCTTTTGTATATAAAGATGCTACGGATTCTCGAAGAGTAAATAAAAGACCTGCGCAAACAAAAGCCATGCCAACAGCAATTGTTATACCAATTCTGCTATAGCTTCGTGCATCCTGATTCCGTTTAGCACCCGCTTCAAATCCTACAACGATTGTTAAAGCCATCGAAATACTCAGTGGAATCATATAGAGAAATGAGGCGAAATTAATAGCTGCTTGGTGAGAAGCGATTGTAATGGTATTATATGAGCTCATAAACAGCGTGACAGCTGAAAAAATACTTGTTTCGAAAAATACGGAAAAACCGATAGGTAAACCAATTTTTAATATTTCTTTCCAGGCAGAAAATGAGATACGGTGAAATTTTTTAAATAAACCGAAGCTAGAAAAAGGCTCTTTTTTATGAATAATTAAAATCGATATGACAAGTATGCACCAATATGTGATGGCCGTTGCATAACCAGAGCCTACTCCACCCAAGTGAGGGAAGCCCAGCTTACCGAAGATTAATACATAGTTTAAAGCCACATTAATCGGAAGCCCTAAAATGGTGACCAGCATAGACGTACGAGTTTGCCCTAAAGCATCAATAAAGTTTCGTAAAACCGTATAAATAAAAAGCGGAATAATACCAAAAGATAAAGCGATTAAATACTGTTTGGCAATGCGCATCACGTTTGCTTCTAAATTCATTCCTTTTAAGATAGGACTAACAACAAAAAAGCCGATTAAAATGATAACAGCGGCCATTAAAATGGAGACATAAAGCCCTTGAATGACAGAGAACGGAACTTTTTTCTTTTGATTAGCTCCCACCAGCTGTGCAACAATTGGCGTAATAGACATTAAAATTCCGCTTAGCCCTGTAAAAACAGGCACCCATAAGCTCGAACCAATTGCTACCCCTGCCAAGTCATCTGCACTAACTCTTCCTGACATCATCGTATCAAAAAAAGTCATTGAAAACATTCCAAACTGGGTGACCAATATCGGAAATAAAATAAAAACGAACTGCTTAACTTTTTGAGACGTTGAAAACGTTTGTTGCATTAAAAAACCCCCAATTTGAAAACATTTACACCAAAAAGCATTATATCACGCAAAGGCTTGTTTTTGCTAAGAGTTCTGACAATAAATTCAAAGAATGTATCCATAAAGAACACACTTTGAAAGGAAGTAAAAGGTAAAGTAGTATATGATTTTAATTTTGAGACGCGGTGGGATATGATAGAAAGTATAGTAGTTATCATTTAACGTGGAGGGATACGTGTGGATTTACAGTTGCAAAGCAAAAATGTACTCATTACCGGTGGATCAAAAGGGATTGGGAAAGCTATAGCTGCTTTGTTTATTCAAGAAGGAGCAAACGTTGGAATTGCTGCAAGAGGAGAGGAAGCATTACAGCATGCACAGTCAGAATTAGAAAACGTACGTACATATACAGCAGATCTAACAAACGAAGCGGATAGAGTTGCGTTAATTAAGAAATTCATTAACGACTTTGGGAGTATTGATATTTTAATTAATAACGCTGGAGGAAGTAATGGAAGCACGGCAATGGAAACAGATTTATCTCTTTTTCAGGAAGCGATGGAGCTAAACTACTTTTCAGCTGTCCACTTGAGTAAATTAGCAGCGGCACATATGACAAAAGGTGGGTCCATCATTAACGTTACCTCTATTTTTGGGA
The genomic region above belongs to Priestia megaterium and contains:
- a CDS encoding MATE family efflux transporter, encoding MQQTFSTSQKVKQFVFILFPILVTQFGMFSMTFFDTMMSGRVSADDLAGVAIGSSLWVPVFTGLSGILMSITPIVAQLVGANQKKKVPFSVIQGLYVSILMAAVIILIGFFVVSPILKGMNLEANVMRIAKQYLIALSFGIIPLFIYTVLRNFIDALGQTRTSMLVTILGLPINVALNYVLIFGKLGFPHLGGVGSGYATAITYWCILVISILIIHKKEPFSSFGLFKKFHRISFSAWKEILKIGLPIGFSVFFETSIFSAVTLFMSSYNTITIASHQAAINFASFLYMIPLSISMALTIVVGFEAGAKRNQDARSYSRIGITIAVGMAFVCAGLLFTLRESVASLYTKDAEVLALTSHFLIYAIFFQLSDALQAPIQGALRGYKDVNVTFLMSLVSYWVIGLPLGIVLAKYTDLQAFGYWVGLIAGLAAGATGLAYRLIKIQKKQLLEEDKSSRTA
- a CDS encoding SDR family NAD(P)-dependent oxidoreductase, with protein sequence MDLQLQSKNVLITGGSKGIGKAIAALFIQEGANVGIAARGEEALQHAQSELENVRTYTADLTNEADRVALIKKFINDFGSIDILINNAGGSNGSTAMETDLSLFQEAMELNYFSAVHLSKLAAAHMTKGGSIINVTSIFGRESGGKVTYNNAKAALISFTKSFADEMISKGIRVNGVAPGSILHETGNWKKRMDENPEKIKQFVENEIPAGRFGEPEEVANAVVFLASSQASWIVGATLNVDGGQSKMNF